The genomic interval GTATGATTTGCTTGAGCGAGCCAATCAGCTTGCCTCTCATAAAGAGCGACCACGGTTACAGTTTTATGCCACCGCTAACTTACCCACTACTGAGCAGGCGGCAACGCGTTTGTTGCAGCGGTTTTTGCCAGAGTTGGGGATTGATTTTTTTACCTTGTGTGTGACTCAACATCGTGCAGTGAATTGAGCTTGTTGGTTAGTCAGCATGGCTTTTACCCTTTTAGCTTTTAACGGTTTAACTTTTAACGATTCAGCTTTTAACCCTTTACTTTTTTGATTAATTGCGTTCATTAGAGCGTTATGGAGAAGATAGCATGTCTCAAAAGAAACGTTATCATATTCATATCTCTTTGGTGAGAAATGAAAATGTCAACTTAGAGAACGCGCTAGAGTATGCGCTATCGACAGATTATTTTTTGACTTGGGATTTGCTTGCGACCCATACCAATTTTGTTGAATACAGCCGCCAACAAATCGACCAATGTGATTATATGATTTTTATTTTGGGCAATGATTACGGTCATTTAAGCCTATCAGGTGTCAGTTATCTGCACTTATCTTATATCTATGCGTCTTCAAAACGGGTGCCGATGATTGCGTTGGTCAATACCCAACCAAGCCAACATGAGCTATTACGTCAACGGTTGGATCTGTTTAATTTAGTGATTAAAGAGCAAGGTTCGCGGGCCATTTACTTCGATCAGACCCATGACGGCGTGCCCGACTGTGTGCGAATGCTTGAGGAAATCAAAGACGAGTTTCCGCGGTCAGGTTGGGTCAAAGACACCCATCCATTGAGGGCGCTACCGACAGACGCTAGTGGCGATTTGAAGTCGGTGTTTGTCTCGGATAGATTTCATATCCGTAATAGCGTGCAACCCGCCTTAACTGCCAGTAGTCTAGAGCGCGATCAAAAGCCGCCTGAAGCTGAAGCCAGACCGACCCAAGTCACGCCAAAAGCGCTCAATGAAGCGTTATTGGTCAACTACACCGCACACGCGTTTGAAGGCGGCAACTTGCGAGAAATCAGCGCGGCTTATACATTTAGCTGGGGCAATATTGTGCAAATGCTACAAGCACTACCGCAGCCGTTTACCAGTAATATGATGTTGACCCAAATTAATGATGCCCTCAAAGATGCTGCGATGACAGAGGCGCTCAAAATCTCACCCAAAATCCATGCCGTCTCTCGCTGTCAAATCAGTAATATCGATTATCAATGGATCAAAAGCCAACTGGTGAAAAAACAATGGTTGGTCTCGGTCAAAGAAGAACGAAGTATCCGCGAGCTGTGGCAGATTAACATCATTGTACAAGCTTAATCTGTCGTTTTTAACACGCCTTTTTTAGTGTTTTATCCAAGTATTTTATATCAGCTTTGACCAAGCCATGATTTACTCATGTCATGATAATGTTATACAGACCTGCTAACTAGTGTCACATTTGTTTATGCTATGATAATCTGACAACACATATAACGATAACATTGAGAATAAAAAAAGGAGAAAATATGAGCAATCATGTGACCCAACAAGCAGACGATCTTGAAAACAACATCAACCAACTTGAAGACACCATGCACGAAGCCCAGCAGTTTCACACCCTTGAAGAGCAAGTCGAAGATATGAAACGCCGTGGCATCAACCCACGCGATAACTTCAAAAAATGGGATGAAGACGAAGAAGATAATTGGGGCAGCAATTCAAAAGGCGAAGTCAAACCGATCCAAATGGATGATGGTGAAGAGCCCACCCCGCCACCTTTTGTATAAAGTTGTCTAATGCGCAGATATTAACGAAACCGTGTCACTATCAACAAAAAACCCTTAATCTCAGCATTAAGGGTTTTTTATTGAGTAATGAGAAATTTATGAACACTTTAAATGACTAACGCTTAAATCACTAAGGTTTCAATGACTAGGGCGTTGTTACCCCACCTTGCCCATTGTCGATACGATAGTAACTCGTGCGACCATTGGCATCGCGTACCACTTTAGTCGGCGTGTTAGTCGGCGTGACAATCACCGTTGAATTCGGTACAGACTGGTATCGAACGGGCGTTTGGGTTGGGTATTGGTTTGGGTACTGAGCATTGCCTGTTGGCTGAGTCATTAGCATACGGTAGAGTTTCATACCCGCACGACCATCAGGGTTGACACCTTGCTGACGCTGAAAATCTTGAATCGCATAGCGCGTTTTATCGCCAATCATGCCATCAGCTTGACCAATATCATACCCACGATTAAGCAGTGCTTGCTGAATTTCACGGGCTTGACGGCGACTAATACCGGCATCATCCGTTGGCCAAGGTGTGACAAAGCCGACATTGCTAGTACGGTTTTGGCTAATCATATCGGACAAATGCGCAATCGCTAGCGCGTAGTTCTCTGACGCATTATAACTATAAAACGCATCGAAGTTTTTACCTACTAAGAACGCAGGGCCTTTGCTACCTGCAGGTAATAGCAAACCTGCACTATCAAGGCTAGAGGGTAGGGGCTGACCATTGGCAAGAGTCAGACCTTGACTGCGCCAGTAGCTCATCGGTTTTTTGGCCTTGCGGTTGCTATCTGCCCAAAACCCTGCAGGCAACTTGACCTCAAATCCCCAAGGTTCGCCCGTGCGATAACCTGCTTTATCCAAGAAATTGGCCGTTGACGCGAGCGCATCAGCTTGGCTGTTGACCAAATCTTTACGTCCATCACCATCAAAATCTTGCGCCAAGCGTAAGAAGGTACTTGGCATAAACTGGGTTTGCCCAAACGCGCCTGCCCATGAGCCAGTCATATCATCACGGCGGATATCACCATTTTGCAAGATACGCAGCGCATTGGCGTATTCCGTGCGAAAGTACGACTGACGACGGTCAAAGCAAGATAAGGTCGCTAATGACTGGATTAAGTCTTTTTTACCCAGCTGCTTACCAAAGTTCGACTCTACCCCCCAGACGCCAAGTACATCCGTTCCTTTCACGCCATAGCGCTGCTCGATGCGGTTTAGCGTGCTTTGCAGTTGGTTTTTGGCATTGATACCGTCTTGCACACGTTCTTCATCGACCAGACCAGAGAGATAGTCCCACACTTCTTTTTGAAACTCAGGTTGATAGTTGAGCGAGACAATCACACTAGGGTCAGGCTCAGTTGGGCGATATTGTTCTAAAGTGCTGGCTACACCGCTAAAGGTGCTGCTGTTTTTGAGATTGGATAAACACTGTTGAAACTGGGCATTGCTAAGATTAGGCGGTGTCGGTGCGGCATTGGCTTGGCTAATCATCGCCACGCCTGCCAGCGCCATAAAAATCGGAAGTAAACGCATAACAAACCTTGAATAGTGACAGATAAAAACATCAACAAACGGGGTGAATTTTGACTCATTCAAGGGTATAAAAAAAGCTTGCTTAGTGAAAGGAGTAAATGCATTTAATTACATTTTTTCACATTGGGTGATAAAGCGTTAATTTTTGCACTGTTGTGGTAAGTGCAATTATTTAACGCGAAAAAATTGAGCATTAACGCGGTAAAGCCCAATTTTGGAAGAATTAATAAGTATCAATAAGGTATCAATAAGGTATCAATAAAATCACGATACGCGTTATTGTTCAATCATAAAACCGCTAAAATATTGTTTAAGCTTGGCAAGCTTGGGCGGAATCACAAAGTTGCAATAGCTTTGGGTCGGGTTGTTGGCATAATAATCTTGGTGGTAGTCCTCGGCAACGAAAAACTGCGCAGCAGGATGCACTTCGGTCACCACCTTGATGCCCTGCTCATCACGAAGCTCACCAATCACACGGTCAATGGTCGGTTTTTGCTGCGCTTCATCGGTGTAAAACACCACAGAGGCATATTGTCTGCCGACATCATTACCTTGACGGTCTTGTGTCGTTGGATCATGGGTGGCAAAGAAAATATCCAATACCGTCTCAAGTGGAATGATGGTCTCATCAAAATCGACTTTAATCACTTCCACATGACCGGTATCGCCGCCACAGACGGCTTTGTAGTTGGCGCTTACTTCATCACCGCCCATATAGCCTGAGGTGACATCGGTCACGCCTTTGACATGGCTAAATACTGATTCGGTACACCAAAAACAGCCACCGCCTAAAATAATCGTTTGCATAATAGTACCTTTTTATGGTTATCTCATTGGTTTGATATAAGGGTTAAAATAAATTATTAAAAGTAGAACGGGTGAAAATGTTAGAATAGCAAAGTTTACTCGTCATTCAAGTTAGGCAATGTAAACCAAGTTTCCGCTATCTAAAAACCTGCCAGTTTAAGCGTTTGTTAAGCGTTCCTTAAGCGTTTCATTGTTGAAGCGATGATAAAACTGTCAGCGATACTAATTCTTAGTAACGCTCAATCAGCCATAGTGAGTCAGCCGCATGAGTCAGCCCCAAGCCAAACCACTCCTCGATACTTTATTTACCACGCCGCTAGATGCCAATGCGCGGTTTAGCTTTGATGAGCAAGTGGTGGCTTGTTTTCCCGATATGATTCGCCGTAGTGTGCCTGGGTATGGGCAGATGCTCGCCATGTTGC from Moraxella osloensis carries:
- a CDS encoding DUF4062 domain-containing protein; its protein translation is MSQKKRYHIHISLVRNENVNLENALEYALSTDYFLTWDLLATHTNFVEYSRQQIDQCDYMIFILGNDYGHLSLSGVSYLHLSYIYASSKRVPMIALVNTQPSQHELLRQRLDLFNLVIKEQGSRAIYFDQTHDGVPDCVRMLEEIKDEFPRSGWVKDTHPLRALPTDASGDLKSVFVSDRFHIRNSVQPALTASSLERDQKPPEAEARPTQVTPKALNEALLVNYTAHAFEGGNLREISAAYTFSWGNIVQMLQALPQPFTSNMMLTQINDALKDAAMTEALKISPKIHAVSRCQISNIDYQWIKSQLVKKQWLVSVKEERSIRELWQINIIVQA
- a CDS encoding lytic murein transglycosylase, with product MRLLPIFMALAGVAMISQANAAPTPPNLSNAQFQQCLSNLKNSSTFSGVASTLEQYRPTEPDPSVIVSLNYQPEFQKEVWDYLSGLVDEERVQDGINAKNQLQSTLNRIEQRYGVKGTDVLGVWGVESNFGKQLGKKDLIQSLATLSCFDRRQSYFRTEYANALRILQNGDIRRDDMTGSWAGAFGQTQFMPSTFLRLAQDFDGDGRKDLVNSQADALASTANFLDKAGYRTGEPWGFEVKLPAGFWADSNRKAKKPMSYWRSQGLTLANGQPLPSSLDSAGLLLPAGSKGPAFLVGKNFDAFYSYNASENYALAIAHLSDMISQNRTSNVGFVTPWPTDDAGISRRQAREIQQALLNRGYDIGQADGMIGDKTRYAIQDFQRQQGVNPDGRAGMKLYRMLMTQPTGNAQYPNQYPTQTPVRYQSVPNSTVIVTPTNTPTKVVRDANGRTSYYRIDNGQGGVTTP
- the msrA gene encoding peptide-methionine (S)-S-oxide reductase MsrA, yielding MQTIILGGGCFWCTESVFSHVKGVTDVTSGYMGGDEVSANYKAVCGGDTGHVEVIKVDFDETIIPLETVLDIFFATHDPTTQDRQGNDVGRQYASVVFYTDEAQQKPTIDRVIGELRDEQGIKVVTEVHPAAQFFVAEDYHQDYYANNPTQSYCNFVIPPKLAKLKQYFSGFMIEQ